gcttaattgataattttataatgtaggCTGAGTATAACGTTTATAGCACATCTGTAAACAACACATGTATATTACTTAATTGCTAATTGAATGTTTATTCCGTTGTTATAATCACTGAATAAAAGCGATCACTTATGGTATTTCAGCATTACTTCCATATTACAAGTGACTTGGTAAAATTCAATTTCGATAAAACACAATTTACAAAATGACTTGTGTCgctcaaaatactaaaaatataataatttacttgttGGTTGTTTGTTTATTCCAGGTatgcttttttaatttttcgtccTAAGTATTTATGAAtagattaaaagtattaatatttatttatatattcaacactaaaaagcaataatttttgttggtacatcaaaagaaaaatagtgatttttttgttatgtaatatgaagatttgtttttatgatccaggtttattataaaatatatatcaagaATAATGTTTGCGTTTAAAGGTTATTTGATCTGGAActagtacttatttaaaaactgaaaaatcaTTCATATTTTGGCTTAGTAAATATACTAAACCAtacaacaaatttttataattgtgtcgtttttacattttatattaatacatttgttataGATTACCTCTAAAATTTACcttgtgtttttaaatattaaaatctatgcAGCTTTAATTTGaggattattgttataatagacCAACGAAAATTCACTATAAACTGCCAGATTTTTGCACCGAAAAGCGGGGGCAAATAATTCAGTGTGATCAATTACAATGTGCATTTTTTAGAATTAGTTTTACAGACTGTCacatatctataaaataagaaaaatttaagacaaaacACATCATtctaaaaccataatattacctaacaCTAACACATGtttcgcttcactcagaatttAACTTAATATTCCAACAATATAATTCAACTCGatcttcataataaataatcttaataattattatcttaatatcgTTTATATACGTAAAACGTTTTAATTTCTTGTTCACTTCAGCAGTGCAGGTCGCAAAACCAATCGGAtcaatagataaatataatatgtatattatattaaatatcttgatataaaaaatgcatttacaGCATTAGATCTTACAATATAACGTTATTTTTATCGTTGATGTTAATGAGTAGTTAATGACAGTTATTTTGCGGTACACGTATTTCAtcactaatattatatctacagcATCGAATCAAATGGGCATTTTACAATACATAACAAACCACGTTTATATACGATCGCTATTCGTTAATATGTGCGTTAgagttaatttcatttttatttcatcaatcttctaaataattaatgtgaattaaatatgcatttaaataatatcccCTTAATCAACTTAATCTAATGTGCATTAACGATTGGATATATACCTGGTAGtcagtgtacaaaatatattatacggtcgTAGAAAACAAGACAAATTtgtctaaataatttaagttacaatttaattttgtttttttttaaaataacctgGAACTCTCATATACGCACTCCTAAGGCAATGCTTGATAACGTGAttctcgtttttatttttccacatGCAGATGGGCAACATCCACACTATACCCGTGCCTCAAAGTTCTCAGACGGCTTCCACACCCGACAACACGGCCTCGGAGACGGTGGACAAGACAAATTCGATGACCAATGACGGGACAAAGACGCCAATCAATGGAGTGGAGAACGTCGGTGACGTATTCAAGTCACTGGTAAAGAACACGGGCTCGACGGTATCGAACGTCAGCAGCGAAACCGGTAAGTGTTTGAAGGAGATTGCACAGGCCGGTGGCCGGGCCACGCTTGCTCTAGGATACCTTTGCAGTCAACTGTTTGACGGCCTCAGCGCCACCGTGGCCACCAGTAGTGGTTACCTGGCCAGCGGTGTCAGGAACATCGACGACATCGTTGGAGATTTGCCGATCTTGGGCACGGTCACGGGCACCCTCGACGCAGTCATGACGCACGTGTCCAACACCGTCGGTGAGATGTCCGCCAACGGCCGGAAGAGCAGGCAAAAGATGATCGATGGCCTACGCGAACACCTTAACCGGAGCAGTGGCCGTCTGCCGAGTAACGAAAGTTCTAGCACCAGCAGTGACAGTGGCAAGTCCGACTCTATCGCCGCCGCAGCTGCGTAGTATTTTGAGACAATTTGGGCATCAGATGtcgttataatgttaaaaattgtattttttggtacaaaaaaaaaaaaaatccaaaacacgTCTCTCGTAACTTTGTTGTCCTAAActtttttatctaatatattttccGTTTCCGCGACTGTTGATCGTGTGTGCAGTATATAGccaattataacattatttaaccCTTCGAACGTGGACATCATTGGCGTTTCTTACACACTTTTGTGTTAGCTACCTACCCAATAAACGTACGCAATTATTACTGTGACCTCTTTCAATCATAATTTAGTTGAACGTGACCCTCTGGGTGGAGCTCAACATACCGCCCATGGAGTATGGacccataaatcataaatgtacaGCTGCTTTCCACTTGCTATTTAAATACGGCAAATACAGTCCTTCTAAACCACAGATTTCAATACTCttaaaataaatgaccgtagTAAATCGAAGTATCCTGAAGTATTATTGATTACTGGTGATTACAGTTATCTACTATTtgttacttaataaaaataattttcatgaaataattttctttattcaTACTAAAGTAGTTATTACTCCAAATAGTACCATATTCtgagatgaaaatattatttttattatttgtcagaGACCTattgaaaatactaaaaaatataattaatatagccgAAAATCGTGTGCAGTATTTCAAGCTCCGATTCCTTGCATgactaaacaaatattaaacaaaaaaaataaaaatatataaaactattgaagCACACCGAACCAAACGGCCAATATCCAACGagtaacattatattacaaacATGCACTTgtggatattaattttaaaatgcaaatacaaaataaaataataggtacgtgAACTGCTTTGAGCTGTTAAGTGGATCCGaagaaatattttctaaatcaaTAAATCCTTTTATCGTTCaggtttattttatacctaattggttaagttattaattgttatgtcTGATACTTTTCTGACACGGCGCTTCTACCTAACTATCAGTCTTCAAGCATTACATATTATCAACAGTTacttatttattagattataatattgtttaacaaCCATTTATGTGCcatcaaaatattacaaaccgatttgattttaatatacgtTCACTCAGTATTCTTTCTAACCAAggcttaatatattaaaaacattatttatacgcAAACATACAACATTAATTTAATCTTTTGTCgtcttatacaattttcaatgaaGTCTGGTGAGACCTAAGAAATtggtaatacaaaaaaaaaatcatcggaGTCATTTATtatgctttttattatttatcatttttcaatataattcttaATGCGGTCAATATAGTTGGgttttgatgataaaaaaaatatttacaaatatcatAGCATACATGTATAAAGGTctatatggtattattatattaaattatatacctaccattaacACGATGATGACCTGCAACTACAgtgaatttatgaaaataaaatgaataattttttttttattcggttAATGtgaaacattaatatataagtagtaaaaatataaatgtatcgaGTTCATTGTGAAGTGCTTTGATTGATCCGCAAACAAACTAGTCAAGcgcattactatattattataatataatattgaactataCCAACGGAACCTCAAATCGTAAATCGTAACCAATCGGTATAGATACATAGCTTATTTTAAGTTACCGTGGTACATGTATAGGTTTTCTAGAATTTATGTCCCGACCATGTTCGTGTTCCAAAAGTACAGGCAATgataatttaatgacaatattatttgtacggCGGCAGCGGTGTACCTATACCGTTTCGACGACGAGGAACTGAGGAAGTAACACTGAGAATCTATTAGGCTGCATCTGTCACTGTGTTTGTTTACGTGGCGGCCCGGCGTGCATTATGCtctaatacaatatgtattatatacagaaGTACCTAAGTATAAAGTAGGtagaaacataataaataataatatagtgaaaaaATGTGCGGCGGTGCGGCGCGGTGACGACAATAGGAATTATCATTGTCCGTCCGGCCTAactcctattattattattatgtcgataCGTCCGACCTTTCGTCTAGAGACGCAGAGAcatattgtcgtcgtcgtcttctCCCTTTTGCGGTTGTTCTCGCATTGTGCGCCCTGAATAAaagcgatataatattataacataataatgggTGCCTATGTgtacagtgtgtgtgtgtgtgtgtgtgtgtgtatgacgTGACCGCTGAAATGCAAACGAGAACGACCAAcgacatatattataaaggtacttacatgatattattatgcattatacgATTATAACCAGCTAGGTCCAGGGCCGCCGCCGGCcgtttataatgataataataatacaatattatgatgtcgATGAACGAACCGACGCATCAGCTGCCCCGCTAATACTATAATGTCCGATCGTAATCCTCGATCGCTgagagtttatttattatattattattattttccgcaACAGCAACGAGTGGTGGTGAGATCatacgcacaaaaaaaaaagaagtgcTTTTATACCACTCGGGTAATCGAATACCGCGTATGTAGTAGGTacgtactatacataataatattaggtaccgtaatataataatggacaCGAGATAAATGGGGAGGAATCGAACGACGGTAATGCTCGTTGCTCAGCGAACCGCGTCgcgtatattatacgcgttgTATAATacgtaatgttattatattattaatattatcattattattatcatcatcgtgtagtacactataatataatatattcgcattattattatcgccATACGCGCATGTGCACGCAACGCATGCGTGGTAAATGCCGCCCAAGGTACCGCCgaagtctatattattataattattactatactataatatagctgGCTGAACGTTAAGCATTTACGGTCAACCGTGTAATAAATACGAGTCACGATACCTCGAAAAACTTTACAACTCGATTTTTATTCCCCTTGAGGTTAGTTTAAATTCTATAGTTTGGTAGCTCGAAGCGATTTTTTATCTCCCTTCAACTTCGAGTTATCGTGACCCTAGTACTCAACCGTAGTCGtttcgttattattactattatttattattgaatacgaTTGGCCCTGGatcgcacataataatattataactgccgGAAACAGGAAACCCACCCGTAGTCGGGTAGTTCCGTCATTAACTGGATATCGTATAGAAATCTAATAATGAACAATTTTGATAAACTATCAAAGCAACAAAATATTGTAGACAGTATTTTCGAATTGTGGGAAAAATTCCCTTTGCGGGAAAAAACTCAtggttgaaattatttttccgTTAGAAATTCGTAAAAGTTTTTATATTCACCTCTAACATAAGAAATTGTAATAGAAGGTTCATCGGATAGTCACTCGATTTATAGCTatgagatatttttgattttttttttactattactgCATTTTACCTAACCCCCCTGGCTACTCCACCGGTACAAACAACTTATAGTCTACACTCTATGGACAAATGTATtagtaatatgtatgtatatacggTTATTCGAATAACCTGGttaatatttgtgttatttaaataatagaactaattggaactaactaatattatgaactGAATGTTTTAggagttatattttttcaaaaggaggataaacattttcaacattaatattaatattagttatttataattaacaaaattaaaatatcttagttACTGTTCCAAGAATCGAGTGTGTCGATTGGCATGTACTTATTCTGTACTTCGTAGCTTTTTTTTCATCTTATTGACCGCGGTATTAGCTTCATTTCTGGAAACTTGAGGAACGTGATTATGATCTatgtatttaacttttttatcatTAGGGATATAAACTTGACAACAACATTTTTCTCAATGTTATACACAAACCGTGGAATGCTTTTCTTCGGGCTGATACCATCATTGACTACAATGCCGTTGCTtctttatgtgtattttaattgtatatttataataaaataaagtataattaaaaaactttagTATGATTTCAATTAAAaccaatttgaaaatattatagttaaataataacgtaattgtGCAACTATAAATTTACAAGCAATCAGTTGTCCAATATCTATTGGCATGCCATCAATTGACCATCTATATATAACACATTTGTCGATACTAACTTTTATTTGGCGAGGGGTtgtttgtttgaaaattatgtgTACGAATGAATATGTACGAATGAAAAGTGTTCGAATTTTATATGTACCAAAATTTAAGTGTTCGAATATTATGTGTGAATGAGTGTGTCCAAATTAAAAGTGTTCGAATGTTATCTGTTAGAAAGTTTAAATgttcgaatattattttaatcgtggaatcaacaaaatataattttttggtataaaaattaattattattattattatttataattcaactatacaattaaatatgatattatattatttaaaaaaacaaaaatgtaaatccCTAAGCAATTCCccttaaaaaatctaaaatattaaaatcagcaTTGTCAGCATTGTTTTTAAAGCTTAGAACAAGATTTTTAAGACGTTCTTCTCTTTGTTGTTTGGACTCTTTGAACTTTTATGGAAACCTGTTTTGAATAGTTAATTCATTAACCAGTTCGATCGAACTTTCTGTCTCGTTCTGAATGTGCTGAAATTGGGTAATCATTTTATATGCGCCTGACTTCCTGGATGTTAacctataaataaacataacattgagaaaaatatttggaataccaaacaattatagtattttacttATTCAGGTGACTGTACCATGATTCAACAATGTTAGTTGTTCGTGGTAATTCAATCTCC
This genomic window from Metopolophium dirhodum isolate CAU chromosome 1, ASM1992520v1, whole genome shotgun sequence contains:
- the LOC132935484 gene encoding uncharacterized protein LOC132935484, giving the protein MTCVAQNTKNIIIYLLVVCLFQMGNIHTIPVPQSSQTASTPDNTASETVDKTNSMTNDGTKTPINGVENVGDVFKSLVKNTGSTVSNVSSETGKCLKEIAQAGGRATLALGYLCSQLFDGLSATVATSSGYLASGVRNIDDIVGDLPILGTVTGTLDAVMTHVSNTVGEMSANGRKSRQKMIDGLREHLNRSSGRLPSNESSSTSSDSGKSDSIAAAAA